A genomic segment from Ornithorhynchus anatinus isolate Pmale09 chromosome 16, mOrnAna1.pri.v4, whole genome shotgun sequence encodes:
- the MYCL gene encoding protein L-Myc — protein sequence MDLDSYQHYFYDYDGEEDFYRSTAPSEDIWKKFELVPSPPMSPPWGHGGGACCSSAADRLSEPCPSWGGGGGGGGGDEPEYRTSSTKAFPRNYASIIRSDCMWSGFSARERLEKVMSDKLSAGTQRVNPLKPAGAGVAQDPGLGHPGGECVDPAAVFPCPPGDNKLQALSGSESQSDSEGEEIDVVTVEKRQSLSVRKPVTITVRADPLDPCMKHFHISIHQQQHNYAARFPPDACPQAEAPKKAKEEEEEEEEEEEEEEEEEEEEEEEEEPVSPSEPSPESPSSRPCHAKPGSAPSSDTEDVAKRKNHNFLERKRRNDLRSRFLALRDQVPGLASCSKAPKVVILSKASEYLQSLVSAEKRLAVEKRQLKSRQHQLQKRIAHLTGL from the exons ATGGATTTGGACTCGTACCAGCACTATTTCTACGACTACGACGGCGAGGAGGACTTCTACCGCTCCACGGCGCCCAGCGAGGACATCTGGAAGAAATTCGAGCTGGTTCCCTCGCCCCCCATGTCCCCTCCCTGGGGACATGGCGGGGGCGCCTGTTGTTCCTCCGCCGCGGACCGCCTGTCCGagccctgcccctcctggggaggaggaggaggaggaggaggaggggacgagcCCGAGTACCGGACCTCCAGCACCAAAGCTTTCCCCAGGAACTACGCCTCCATCATCCGCAGCGACTGCATGTGGAGCGGCTTCTCGGCccgggagaggctggagaaagtGATGAGTGATAAACTTTCGGCCGGCACGCAGAGGGTTAACCCGCTgaagccggcgggggcgggggtcgcccAGGACCCGGGGCTCGGGCACCCCGGGGGCGAGTGCGTCGACCCCGCCGCCGTCTTTCCTTGCCCACCCGGAGACAACAAGCTGCAGGCCTTGTCCGGCTCCGAGAGCCAGAGTGATTCGG AGGGTGAAGAGATTGACGTGGTGACGGTGgagaagagacagtccctgagcgTCCGGAAACCAGTCACCATCACGGTGCGGGCTGACCCCCTGGATCCCTGCATGAAACACTTCCACATCTCCATCCACCAGCAGCAACACAACTATGCAGCCCGCTTCCCCCCAGACGCCTGCCCTCAGGCAGAGGCTCCAAAGAaggccaaagaggaggaggaggaggaggaagaagaagaagaggaggaggaggaggaagaggaggaagaagaggaggaggaagagccggtCAGCCCCTCGGAACCGTCACCGGAGAGCCCGTCTTCCCGGCCCTGTCACGCCAAGCCTGGGAGCGCCCCCAGCTCTGATACCGAGGATGTGGCCAAGAGGAAAAACCACAACTTCTTGGAACGCAAGAGGCGGAACGATCTCCGCTCACGGTTTCTGGCTCTGAGGGACCAGGTGCCTGGCCTGGCGAGCTGCTCCAAGGCCCCTAAGGTGGTGATACTGAGCAAGGCGTCTGAGTACCTGCAGTCGCTGGTCAGTGCTGAGAAGCGGTTGGCCGTGGAGAAGAGGCAGCTCAAGTCTCGGCAACATCAGCTGCAGAAAAGGATTGCCCACCTCACCGGTCTCTAA